The following are encoded in a window of Maylandia zebra isolate NMK-2024a linkage group LG5, Mzebra_GT3a, whole genome shotgun sequence genomic DNA:
- the ora1 gene encoding olfactory receptor class A-like protein 1 gives MNLCVTIKGVSFLLQTGMGVLGNTVVLLAYTHIVCTGSKLLPVDMILCHLAFTNLLLLLTRCVPPSMTVFGLKALLNDPGCKVVIYAYRIGRALSVCITCMLSVFQAVTITPTGPYLSRLKPSLPSLVIPTFAGLWLFNMAICIAAPLFSMAPRNDTVPAFTLNLGFCHVDFRDNLSYVINGVAVSGRDFAFVALMVGSSCYILLLLHRHSHQMKGIHRSQGGGAETRAAKTVLTLVVLYVVFFGIDNVIWIYMLTVAKVSPVVADMRVFFSSCYASLSPYFIISSNKKVKAKIVCTAEHEQPSADTQDSNDK, from the coding sequence ATGAATCTGTGTGTGACCATCAAAGGTGTCTCCTTCCTCTTGCAAACAGGTATGGGCGTTTTAGGAAACACTGTGGTACTTTTAGCGTACACCCATATCGTTTGCACTGGATCGAAGCTCCTTCCTGTGGACATGATCCTGTGCCACCTGGCCTTTACCaacctgttgctgctgctgacccGCTGTGTCCCCCCGTCAATGACGGTGTTCGGGCTGAAGGCCCTATTGAATGATCCGGGCTGTAAGGTGGTGATCTATGCTTACCGCATTGGCCGGGCTTTGTCAGTCTGCATCACGTGCATGCTAAGTGTGTTTCAGGCAGTGACCATCACCCCTACTGGGCCTTACTTGTCCAGGCTGAAGCCTTCACTTCCATCCCTGGTTATTCCCACCTTTGCAGGGCTGTGGCTCTTCAATATGGCCATATGCATAGCAGCTCCATTATTCTCCATGGCTCCACGAAATGACACTGTCCCTGCCTTTACCCTAAACCTGGGCTTCTGCCATGTAGACTTCAGAGACAACTTGTCCTATGTGATTAACGGGGTGGCTGTCTCTGGGAGGGATTTTGCATTTGTTGCCCTGATGGTGGGCTCCAGCTGTTAcatcctgctgctgctccaccGCCACAGCCACCAAATGAAAGGGATTCATCGCTCTCAGGGTGGAGGGGCAGAGACCAGAGCAGCCAAAACAGTGCTAACCCTGGTAGTTCTCTATGTGGTCTTCTTTGGGATTGATAATGTGATCTGGATCTACATGCTGACGGTGGCAAAAGTGTCACCGGTGGTGGCTGATATGAGGGTGTTTTTCTCTTCATGTTATGCCTCTCTCAGCCCCTACTTTATCATTTCCTCAAACAAAAAGGTCAAAGCAAAGATCGTGTGCACAGCTGAGCATGAGCAGCCATCAGCGGACACTCAAGATTCGAATGACAAATGA